From a single Molothrus ater isolate BHLD 08-10-18 breed brown headed cowbird chromosome Z, BPBGC_Mater_1.1, whole genome shotgun sequence genomic region:
- the GALT gene encoding galactose-1-phosphate uridylyltransferase, whose amino-acid sequence MEPSLAGAVEAGERFRASEHQHVRYNPLRDDWVLVSAHRVKRPWQGQLEKPPPEDVPRWDPKNPLCPGATRANGEVNPKYEGTFVFPNDFPALQPDAPEPGDNDHPLFRAASARGVCKVMCFHPWSDLTLPLMSLPEIRAVIDAWAELATELGASYPWVQIFENKGAVMGCSNPHPHCQVWASSFLPNEASLEDRSQRQHLSQHGVPMLLEYAEQEACRKERLVVDNADWLVVVPYWATWPYETLLLPRRHVCRLQDLSDSERDSLASIMQRLLIKYDNLFEVSFPYSMGWHGAPTGSYLEEDCRHWQLHAHYYPPLLRSATVRKFMVGYEMLAQAQRDLTPEQAAERLRSLPEVHYKKRAEEV is encoded by the exons ATGGAGCCATCGCTGGCAGGGGCGGTGGAGGCGGGCGAGCGCTTCCGCGCCAGCG agcaCCAGCACGTTCGGTACAACCCGCTGCGGGACGACTGGGTGCTGGTATCGGCCCACCGGGTAAAGCGCCCTTGGCAGGGTCAGCTTGAGAAGCCGCCCCCCGAGGATGTGCCCCGCTGGGACCCCAAGAAccccctctgccctggggccaCCCGGGCCAACGGCGAG GTGAACCCCAAGTACGAGGGTACTTTTGTCTTCCCAAATGActtccctgcactgcagcccgATGCTCCAGAGCCTG GTGACAATGATCACCCCTTGTTTCGAGCTGCCTCAGCCCGGGGTGTGTG CAAGGTGATGTGTTTCCACCCCTGGTCGGACCTGACGCTGCCCCTCATGTCCCTGCCAGAGATCCGGGCTGTCATCGATGCGTGGGCAGAGCTGGCGACGGAGCTGGGTGCTTCCTACCCCTGGGTGCAG ATCTTCGAGAACAAGGGAGCCGTGATGGGCTGCTCCAACCCGCACCCCCACTGCCAG GTGTGGGCCAGCAGCTTCCTTCCAAACGAGGCGAGCCTGGAGGACCGGAGCCAGCGCCAGCATCTGAGCCAGCACGGCGTGCCCATGCTGCTGGAGTATGCTGAGCAGGAGGCTTGCCGAAAG gaaCGGCTGGTGGTGGATAATGCAGACTGGCTGGTCGTGGTGCCATACTGGGCCACCTGGCCCTACGagaccctgctgctgccccgcCGCCATGTCTGTCGCCTCCAGGACCTCAGTGACAGTGAGAGGGACA GCCTGGCCTCCATCATGCAGAGGCTGCTCATCAAGTATGACAACCTCTTCGAAGTCTCCTTCCCCTACTCCATGGGCTGGCATG gagcccccaCAGGCTCCTACCTGGAGGAGGATTGCAGGCACTGGCAGCTCCATGCCCACTACTACCCCCCTCTGCTGCGCTCCGCCACCGTCCGCAAGTTCATGGTGGGGTACGAGATGCTGGCCCAGGCGCAGAGGGACCTCACCCCGGAGCAG gcagccGAGCGCCTGAGGAGCCTCCCCGAGGTGCACTACAAGAAGAGGGCTGAGGAGGTGTGA
- the SIGMAR1 gene encoding sigma non-opioid intracellular receptor 1 isoform X1, which produces MGAVWGRRALRAGLALGALALVLQGLRGWLAAKRYEFSSAEIAQLARHHAGLDHELAFSKIIVELRKKHPGHILPDEDLQWVFVNAGGWMGSMCLLHASLTEYVLLFGTAVDTGGHSGRYWADISDTVISGTFRQWKEGTTRSEIYYPGDTIVHQAGEATSVQWSAGTWMVEYGRGFIPSTLAFALADTLFSTQDFVTLFYTLRVYAKGLLLEANAFFSTFGC; this is translated from the exons ATGGGCGCAGTGTgggggcggcgggcgctgcgggcCGGGCTGGCGCTGGGCGCGCTGGcgctggtgctgcaggggctgcgCGGGTGGCTGGCGGCCAAGCGGTACGAGTTCAGCTCCGCCGAGATCGCACAGCTCGCCCGGCACCACGCGG ggctggaccATGAGCTGGCTTTCTCCAAGATCATTGTGGAGCTGCGAAAGAAGCACCCAGGCCACATCCTGCCAGACGAGGACCTGCAGTGGGTGTTTGTGAATGCGGGTGGGTGGATGGGCTCCATGTGCCTGCTCCATGCCTCGCTCACCGAGTATGTGCTGCTCTTCGGGACAGCTGTCGACACCGGGGGACACTCAG GTCGCTACTGGGCAGATATTTCTGACACTGTCATCTCGGGGACATTCCGGCAATGGAAGGAGGGGACCACCAGAAGTGAGATCTACTATCCAG GCGACACCATCGTGCACCAGGCAGGAGAGGCCACGTCAGTGCAGTGGAGTGCAGGCACCTGGATGGTGGAGTACGGCCGGGGCTTCATCCCCTCCACACTCGCCTTCGCCCTGGCTGACACCCTCTTCAGCACTCAGGACTTCGTCACCCTCTTCTACACCCTGCGTGTCTACGCaaaggggctgctcctggaagCAAATGCCTTCTTCAGCACCTTTGGGTGCTGA
- the SIGMAR1 gene encoding sigma non-opioid intracellular receptor 1 isoform X2: MRVGGWAPCACSMPRSPSRYWADISDTVISGTFRQWKEGTTRSEIYYPGDTIVHQAGEATSVQWSAGTWMVEYGRGFIPSTLAFALADTLFSTQDFVTLFYTLRVYAKGLLLEANAFFSTFGC, translated from the exons ATGCGGGTGGGTGGATGGGCTCCATGTGCCTGCTCCATGCCTCGCTCACCGA GTCGCTACTGGGCAGATATTTCTGACACTGTCATCTCGGGGACATTCCGGCAATGGAAGGAGGGGACCACCAGAAGTGAGATCTACTATCCAG GCGACACCATCGTGCACCAGGCAGGAGAGGCCACGTCAGTGCAGTGGAGTGCAGGCACCTGGATGGTGGAGTACGGCCGGGGCTTCATCCCCTCCACACTCGCCTTCGCCCTGGCTGACACCCTCTTCAGCACTCAGGACTTCGTCACCCTCTTCTACACCCTGCGTGTCTACGCaaaggggctgctcctggaagCAAATGCCTTCTTCAGCACCTTTGGGTGCTGA